One segment of uncultured Propionivibrio sp. DNA contains the following:
- a CDS encoding DMT family transporter, producing the protein MASSSLNLALDAPHPVFSNRSLVFALATLCCLFWGSSYPAIKGGYALFEVVRGDIPSTLLFAGWRFTLAGLVLLAFARVGGASLRLSRRHWQGVVSLGLAQTTVHYVFFYVGLANTTGVKSSVLNGAVSFFGVFLAHYFVQGERVTLAKVLGCIVGFLGVLAVNFNPELLDLSFTLLGEGFVLIAAFIMAAGMVHGKSISRTLDSTVMTGYQLFIGGSVLLFAGTVSGGHLAALTPASAALMAFLVFNSSVALSLWSVLLKYNGVGMISVFNFLVPIFGAVLSAWFLNESVLEWKNLVALLLVCSGIWLVNRRR; encoded by the coding sequence ATGGCCTCCTCCTCTCTGAATCTTGCGCTTGACGCGCCCCATCCGGTTTTTTCCAATCGCTCGCTGGTGTTCGCGCTGGCAACCTTGTGCTGCCTGTTCTGGGGGAGTTCGTATCCGGCGATCAAGGGTGGCTATGCGCTGTTCGAGGTGGTGCGTGGCGACATCCCGTCCACCTTGCTGTTCGCCGGTTGGCGGTTTACCTTGGCAGGTCTCGTGCTGCTCGCTTTCGCCCGTGTCGGCGGGGCGTCGTTGCGCCTGTCGCGGCGGCACTGGCAGGGTGTAGTGTCCTTGGGCCTGGCGCAGACGACCGTGCATTATGTGTTCTTTTACGTCGGTCTGGCCAATACGACCGGCGTCAAGAGCTCGGTGCTGAATGGCGCCGTGTCCTTCTTCGGCGTGTTTCTCGCGCACTACTTCGTTCAGGGAGAGCGCGTCACTTTGGCGAAGGTGCTCGGTTGTATCGTCGGATTCCTCGGCGTGCTGGCCGTCAATTTCAATCCGGAATTGCTCGATCTCAGTTTTACGCTCCTCGGCGAGGGCTTCGTCCTCATCGCGGCGTTCATCATGGCGGCCGGCATGGTTCATGGCAAAAGCATTTCGCGGACGCTCGACTCGACGGTCATGACGGGGTATCAGTTGTTCATCGGCGGCAGCGTCCTGCTGTTTGCCGGCACCGTATCAGGTGGGCATCTCGCGGCATTGACGCCGGCGTCGGCGGCGCTGATGGCTTTCCTTGTCTTCAATTCGTCAGTGGCCTTGTCGTTATGGAGCGTACTGCTCAAGTACAACGGCGTCGGCATGATCAGCGTCTTCAATTTCCTCGTGCCGATTTTTGGCGCGGTCCTCTCGGCCTGGTTCCTGAACGAATCAGTCCTTGAATGGAAAAACCTGGTGGCCTTGCTGCTCGTCTGTTCCGGGATCTGGTTGGTCAATCGCCGGCGTTGA
- a CDS encoding ABC transporter permease, which yields MRLPDLIGFARGAAAGNPLRTALLILAMAIGVAAVVVLTALGDGARRYVVGEFSSLGTNLVIVLPGRSQTGGFNPGNAITNTPRDLTVDDAQALLRASAVRRLAPLAVGTSEISVGGKLREVMVAGTTAEFIDVRRLELAQGRFLAASDWRRGANEAIIGAKVREELFPATPALGQLVRVGDRRFRVVGVMAATGQGLGMNTDELVIVPVSLAQAMFNSNTLFRILVEAHSREAIETAKTQVTDIIKQRHEGEEDVTVITQDAVLATFDKLLGALTLAVAGIAAISLAVAGILVMNVMLVSVTQRTAEIGLLKALGATAATIRTAFIVEAAMLSMTGALIGYLLGEGGAALLRHLYPTFPAYPPDWAILAGLGTALITGILFGVLPARQAARLDPVLALGRR from the coding sequence ATGCGCCTCCCCGACCTGATCGGCTTCGCGCGCGGTGCCGCCGCCGGCAATCCGCTGCGCACCGCCCTGCTGATCCTGGCGATGGCCATCGGCGTCGCCGCCGTCGTCGTGCTCACCGCGCTCGGCGACGGCGCCCGGCGTTATGTCGTTGGCGAGTTCTCGTCGCTCGGCACCAACCTCGTCATCGTCCTGCCCGGCCGCTCGCAGACAGGCGGCTTCAATCCCGGCAACGCCATCACCAACACGCCGCGCGATCTCACCGTCGACGACGCCCAGGCATTGCTGCGCGCGAGCGCCGTCCGCCGTCTCGCCCCGCTCGCCGTCGGCACCTCCGAGATCAGTGTCGGCGGCAAGCTGCGCGAAGTCATGGTCGCCGGTACGACCGCCGAATTCATCGATGTGCGTCGCCTCGAACTCGCCCAGGGCCGCTTTCTCGCCGCAAGCGACTGGCGTCGCGGCGCCAATGAAGCCATCATCGGCGCCAAGGTGCGCGAGGAGCTTTTCCCCGCCACGCCGGCGCTCGGCCAACTCGTCCGCGTCGGCGACCGGCGCTTCCGCGTCGTTGGCGTCATGGCCGCCACCGGACAAGGACTCGGCATGAACACCGACGAACTGGTGATCGTCCCGGTATCGCTGGCGCAGGCGATGTTCAACAGCAACACGCTGTTCCGCATCCTCGTCGAAGCGCACAGTCGCGAAGCGATCGAGACGGCCAAGACACAGGTCACCGACATCATCAAGCAGCGCCACGAGGGCGAGGAAGATGTCACGGTCATCACCCAGGACGCTGTCCTCGCCACTTTCGACAAGCTGCTCGGCGCCCTCACCCTGGCGGTTGCCGGCATCGCCGCGATCAGCCTGGCGGTCGCCGGCATCCTGGTGATGAACGTGATGCTCGTCTCGGTCACCCAGCGCACCGCCGAGATCGGCCTGCTCAAGGCGCTCGGCGCCACCGCCGCGACAATCCGGACGGCCTTCATCGTCGAAGCGGCGATGCTCTCGATGACCGGCGCCCTGATCGGCTATCTGCTCGGCGAGGGCGGCGCGGCACTGTTGCGCCATCTGTACCCGACCTTCCCCGCCTACCCGCCCGACTGGGCGATCCTGGCCGGCCTCGGCACGGCGCTGATCACCGGCATCCTCTTCGGCGTACTGCCGGCGCGCCAGGCCGCGCGGCTCGACCCGGTCCTCGCCCTGGGCAGGCGCTGA
- a CDS encoding ABC transporter ATP-binding protein, whose protein sequence is MAALIELAGIERVFQLGDSAVHALTHLNLSVDAGEYVAVMGPSGSGKSTLLNLLGLLDHPNAGSYRLEGRDVTTLSPEEQARVRSQRIGFVFQSFHLVPRLTAAENIALPMTLAGIPPDERQRRVTRALADYGLANRANHRPNELSGGQRQRVAIARATIMQPAMILADEPTGNLDRATGEDVMRLLEELNSQGVTLIIVTHDLVLGARARRQLHMEDGSLRRDERTCASPT, encoded by the coding sequence ATGGCAGCCCTGATCGAACTCGCGGGCATCGAGCGCGTCTTCCAGCTCGGCGACAGCGCGGTGCATGCCCTCACCCACCTGAATCTCAGCGTCGACGCCGGTGAGTACGTCGCCGTCATGGGGCCATCGGGCTCGGGCAAGTCGACGCTGCTCAACCTGCTCGGCCTGCTCGACCATCCGAACGCCGGCAGCTACCGCCTCGAAGGGCGCGATGTCACGACGCTGTCGCCGGAAGAGCAGGCACGCGTGCGCAGCCAGCGCATCGGCTTCGTCTTCCAGAGTTTTCACCTGGTGCCGCGCCTGACCGCCGCCGAAAACATCGCGCTGCCGATGACGCTGGCGGGCATTCCTCCCGACGAGCGCCAGCGCCGCGTCACCCGCGCGCTCGCCGACTACGGCCTCGCCAACCGCGCCAATCACCGCCCGAACGAACTCTCCGGCGGACAGCGACAGCGCGTCGCCATCGCCCGGGCGACGATCATGCAGCCGGCGATGATCCTTGCCGACGAACCGACCGGCAACCTCGACCGTGCCACCGGCGAAGACGTCATGCGCCTGCTCGAGGAGCTCAACAGCCAAGGCGTGACGCTGATCATCGTCACCCACGATTTGGTGCTCGGCGCCCGCGCGCGCCGCCAACTGCACATGGAAGACGGCAGCCTGCGCCGCGACGAACGCACATGCGCCTCCCCGACCTGA
- a CDS encoding LysR substrate-binding domain-containing protein, which yields MDFRQFRYFVTTAEELHVARAAERLGIAQPALSQQIKSLETQLGTRLFLRTKRRIELTEAGQAFFDEARNVLEHAERATRRARDIGRGEAGRIDIGIVGSAMFDQPFPHLLSAFRKQHPGVHLAMHELPILRQIDAVPQRELDLAVVRAPLPNRLPEGVDHFPLSRQRILAAIPDSHRMASATSISLAELADDDFVSFLDPEGIGLGHDLIDVCRQSGFTPRVTQHVTEVGTMISLIAAGFGVSLLIDILTPIQFPGVRYIPLREEYHSWLIVVHRRFERSATVQSLLDGLRSIARD from the coding sequence ATGGATTTTCGGCAATTCCGATACTTTGTGACCACCGCCGAGGAATTGCACGTCGCGCGCGCCGCCGAGCGCCTGGGCATTGCGCAACCGGCCCTGAGCCAACAGATCAAGTCGCTCGAAACCCAGCTCGGCACCCGGCTCTTTCTGCGCACGAAAAGGCGCATCGAACTGACGGAAGCCGGGCAGGCGTTTTTCGACGAAGCGCGTAACGTGCTCGAACACGCCGAGCGCGCCACCCGTCGGGCGCGCGACATCGGGCGCGGCGAAGCTGGACGCATCGATATCGGCATCGTCGGTTCGGCCATGTTCGACCAGCCTTTTCCGCATCTTCTGTCGGCATTCCGCAAGCAGCACCCCGGCGTCCATCTGGCCATGCACGAACTGCCGATTCTCCGGCAAATCGACGCCGTGCCGCAGCGCGAACTCGATCTTGCGGTCGTCCGCGCGCCGCTGCCCAACCGCCTGCCCGAGGGCGTCGACCACTTCCCCTTGTCGCGGCAGCGCATTCTCGCTGCCATCCCCGACAGCCACCGGATGGCATCCGCCACATCGATTTCCCTGGCTGAACTCGCCGACGACGACTTCGTCTCTTTTCTCGATCCGGAAGGCATCGGCCTGGGCCACGACCTGATCGACGTCTGCCGGCAGTCTGGCTTCACGCCACGTGTCACCCAGCACGTCACCGAAGTCGGCACCATGATCAGCCTGATCGCGGCCGGCTTCGGCGTCAGTCTGCTGATCGATATCCTGACCCCGATCCAGTTTCCCGGTGTGCGCTATATTCCGCTCCGTGAGGAATATCACTCCTGGCTGATCGTCGTGCATCGGCGCTTCGAGCGCTCGGCCACCGTCCAGTCGCTTCTCGACGGACTCCGCTCGATCGCCCGCGACTGA
- a CDS encoding HDOD domain-containing protein yields the protein MQQVSNDIRSRLLSARLPAMPQILLKLMERCQNEGTGMSELADLIAKDPGITSKVLGVANSSAFHRNGRTLGLESALATLGTDMIRTLVINESVFQVFNSMNQTNGIDLRAFWKHSLTVAVIAKSLAADSGAVNPEEAYLAGLLHDVGRLALLSATDHEFAFLFFASDDDRLPDVESGQLNLNHTEAGAILADRWNLDSFLSDCLLYHHRSAAIDNAHPLVRTVILAHLISLRPDDDEMLTGTAAACGVAPADIAAIREHSHGKVRDYADALGIDLNGADDLVVPTDGWEIAGQLARLAEKNADAHPDEPGAVPQSPQETVQQALAEEVRNAMLAKELHQSLAARRKPLAAVMEAIAGSSRILFGIEEIILFRLNANGDALIGTPTTEHRQRLNGFALRTAGTSRLSQAARSQQAVIIEHEPESLDLAESQLMRLLGCDGLISIPVAHAGKPLGILLGGIHRAQIPGLRSRERFLHTFGAQAGTALDASDVVADGVPGIRQGGDAGTMPRKIVHESNNALSIIKNYLGVLEGKLDKHQIGAKEITVLHEEVDRVSHLINADSDDSMATDANAIIRNVVRMFADTRGSKSATLVSAEVEEERCEVACAAGALKQVFINLVKNAIEAIPEGGEVVLANKGSVHRDGQHYVELSVRDNGPGVPPETLSSLFTPVSTKKGGTHQGLGLSIVHDLIKHTGGHISCRSSARGTTFDMLFPAAANIKPEPPAGEIAP from the coding sequence ATGCAACAGGTCTCCAACGATATTCGCAGCCGTCTGCTCTCTGCCCGCTTGCCGGCCATGCCGCAGATACTCCTCAAGCTGATGGAACGCTGTCAGAACGAGGGCACGGGCATGAGCGAACTCGCCGACCTGATTGCCAAGGATCCTGGCATCACGAGCAAGGTACTCGGCGTCGCCAACAGCTCCGCCTTCCATCGCAACGGCAGGACGCTCGGCCTCGAATCCGCACTGGCGACGCTCGGTACCGACATGATCCGGACGCTGGTCATCAACGAATCCGTCTTCCAGGTATTCAACTCGATGAACCAGACCAACGGCATCGATCTGCGCGCCTTCTGGAAACATTCGCTGACCGTTGCCGTCATTGCCAAATCTCTCGCCGCCGATTCCGGCGCAGTCAATCCGGAAGAAGCCTATCTGGCGGGATTGCTCCACGATGTCGGGCGTCTGGCGCTGCTCTCCGCCACCGATCATGAATTCGCCTTCCTTTTCTTCGCCAGCGACGACGACCGCCTCCCCGACGTTGAATCCGGACAGCTCAACCTGAATCACACCGAAGCCGGCGCCATTCTCGCCGACCGATGGAATCTCGACTCCTTCCTGTCCGACTGCCTGCTCTATCACCATCGCAGCGCCGCCATCGACAACGCGCATCCGCTCGTCCGCACCGTCATCCTCGCGCATCTGATCAGCCTGCGTCCTGATGACGACGAAATGTTGACGGGGACCGCGGCGGCCTGCGGCGTCGCGCCCGCGGACATCGCCGCGATCCGTGAGCATAGCCACGGCAAAGTCCGCGACTACGCAGATGCCCTCGGCATCGACCTCAACGGTGCCGACGACCTCGTCGTTCCGACCGATGGCTGGGAAATCGCCGGACAACTGGCCCGGCTCGCCGAAAAGAACGCCGACGCGCATCCGGACGAGCCTGGTGCCGTGCCGCAATCGCCACAAGAAACCGTCCAGCAGGCGCTCGCCGAGGAAGTACGGAATGCGATGCTGGCAAAGGAACTGCATCAGTCGCTCGCCGCCCGGCGAAAGCCGCTGGCGGCCGTCATGGAAGCCATTGCCGGCTCGAGCCGCATCCTGTTCGGCATCGAGGAAATCATCCTTTTCCGTTTGAATGCCAACGGCGATGCATTGATCGGCACACCGACGACGGAACACCGGCAACGCCTGAACGGTTTCGCCCTGCGTACCGCCGGCACCAGCCGCCTGTCGCAAGCGGCAAGATCGCAGCAAGCCGTCATCATCGAACACGAGCCGGAATCGCTCGACCTTGCCGAAAGCCAGCTGATGCGGCTCCTTGGTTGCGACGGTCTGATCAGCATCCCGGTAGCGCACGCCGGCAAACCGCTCGGCATTCTGCTCGGTGGCATCCATCGCGCCCAGATTCCGGGGCTGCGTAGCCGCGAACGATTCCTGCACACCTTTGGCGCCCAGGCAGGCACTGCCCTGGACGCGTCTGACGTCGTTGCAGACGGAGTGCCCGGCATACGCCAAGGTGGCGATGCCGGCACGATGCCGAGAAAGATCGTGCACGAAAGCAACAACGCACTTTCGATAATCAAGAACTACCTCGGCGTTCTCGAAGGCAAGCTCGACAAGCACCAGATCGGCGCCAAGGAAATCACTGTCTTGCACGAAGAAGTCGACCGCGTCAGCCATCTCATCAACGCCGACAGCGACGACTCGATGGCAACCGATGCCAACGCCATCATCCGCAATGTCGTTCGCATGTTCGCCGATACGCGCGGATCAAAATCGGCCACGCTGGTGAGCGCCGAAGTCGAGGAGGAGCGCTGCGAGGTCGCCTGCGCTGCCGGAGCGCTGAAGCAAGTCTTCATCAATCTCGTCAAGAATGCCATTGAAGCCATTCCCGAAGGCGGCGAGGTCGTCCTCGCCAACAAGGGCAGCGTCCATCGCGACGGGCAACACTACGTCGAACTCAGTGTTCGTGACAACGGACCGGGAGTTCCTCCGGAAACGCTGTCCTCGCTCTTCACGCCGGTAAGTACAAAAAAGGGCGGCACGCACCAGGGACTCGGCCTCTCCATCGTTCATGACCTCATCAAGCACACCGGTGGACATATCTCCTGCCGCAGCAGCGCCCGGGGAACGACGTTCGACATGCTCTTCCCCGCCGCAGCCAACATCAAACCGGAACCCCCTGCCGGGGAGATCGCGCCATGA
- a CDS encoding EAL domain-containing protein translates to MIHLISTEDSAAIEEALRPREPETSAAPDGAQGKPQLLLVDDEPRMLDSLVALLDAEAYELSTAASGAEAYAHLQQRQFDLILLDLRLPDCSGHDIMAFVCANTPQTKVIIVSGETDIEGAVSAMKQGAYDYLRKPYSRTDLLKTVQHALAQRRLEGENQRISWQLECSEKLYRYLVDSSPDIIYTLDPDGRFTYVNSRIQKLLGYTPTELIGEHYSAIVHDEDLERARYVFNERRVGERASRNIELRLKNLHQDDERTFDNTFMTISFNSMGMYSQDRMAQNRQYFGTYGVARDITERKRAEQLISYQAYHDILTDLPNRILFKDRLGLAIAQSQRKCCDVAVMFIDLDRFKLINDTLGHVKGDELLQQAAARLKDCLRKSDTLARVGGDEFTVVLPELHSRQDAEIISAKFLEALRHPFFLDGIELYISASIGIAVYPHDGESIDELLRHADIAMYHIKGSGKNGYSFFDPSMLVATYQKVVLEKDLRHALDSNEFELYYQPHVDSRNGEIIGAEALMRWNHPERGLVSAGEFLPFAEENGLMIPISDWMLSALCRDLLKWKAAGLDAMPVSFNISPQYLDHRDCFDKISATLAHYGIAPSQVEAEITENLCIRSPLHAIEQLHKLSSLGVNIAIDDFGTGYSSLSYLHRFPVHKIKIDQAFVRAIESEQGHYPVILAIISIARGLNLQLVAEGVETETQIAYLENNGCTTIQGYFYSPPIPCQQFIRMAQEKLAIRA, encoded by the coding sequence ATGATTCACCTGATTTCGACCGAAGACTCCGCCGCCATCGAAGAGGCGCTCCGGCCCCGCGAACCGGAGACCTCCGCCGCACCTGACGGCGCTCAGGGAAAGCCGCAACTGTTGCTCGTCGACGACGAACCCCGCATGCTCGACAGTCTGGTCGCCTTGCTCGACGCTGAAGCCTACGAACTCTCGACGGCTGCGTCGGGCGCCGAAGCGTACGCACATCTGCAACAACGACAATTCGACCTGATCCTGCTCGACCTGCGACTGCCCGACTGCAGCGGGCACGACATCATGGCCTTCGTTTGCGCCAACACGCCGCAAACCAAGGTCATCATCGTCAGCGGCGAAACCGACATCGAAGGCGCCGTATCGGCAATGAAACAAGGTGCCTACGATTACCTGCGCAAACCCTATTCGCGCACCGACCTGCTCAAGACCGTCCAGCACGCACTCGCGCAAAGACGTCTGGAAGGCGAAAACCAGCGGATTTCCTGGCAACTCGAATGTTCCGAGAAGTTGTATCGTTACCTCGTCGACAGTTCTCCCGACATCATCTACACGCTAGACCCCGACGGCCGGTTCACCTACGTCAATAGCCGCATCCAGAAACTGCTCGGATACACGCCGACAGAACTGATCGGCGAGCACTATTCGGCCATCGTTCACGACGAGGATCTCGAGCGCGCTCGTTACGTATTCAACGAACGACGCGTCGGCGAACGCGCCTCGCGCAACATCGAACTGCGCCTCAAGAACCTGCACCAGGACGACGAACGCACCTTCGACAACACGTTCATGACCATCTCATTCAATTCGATGGGCATGTACTCGCAGGACCGGATGGCGCAGAACCGGCAGTATTTCGGCACCTACGGCGTTGCGCGCGACATCACCGAACGCAAGCGCGCCGAACAACTGATCTCCTACCAGGCTTACCACGACATTCTTACCGACCTGCCCAACCGCATCCTGTTCAAGGACCGGCTGGGACTCGCCATCGCGCAATCGCAACGGAAGTGCTGCGACGTCGCGGTAATGTTCATTGACCTCGACCGCTTCAAACTGATCAACGATACGCTCGGACACGTCAAGGGTGACGAACTGCTCCAGCAAGCCGCGGCACGCTTGAAGGATTGCCTGCGCAAGAGCGACACGCTGGCCCGCGTCGGCGGCGACGAGTTCACCGTCGTTCTGCCCGAACTCCATAGCCGGCAGGATGCCGAGATCATCAGCGCGAAATTCCTCGAGGCGCTGCGCCACCCCTTTTTCCTCGACGGCATCGAACTCTACATCTCGGCCAGTATCGGCATCGCCGTGTACCCGCACGACGGCGAGTCGATCGACGAATTGCTCCGTCATGCCGACATCGCCATGTACCACATCAAGGGCAGCGGCAAGAACGGCTACTCCTTTTTCGACCCGTCGATGCTTGTCGCCACCTACCAGAAGGTCGTACTCGAAAAGGATCTGCGGCACGCGCTGGACAGCAACGAATTCGAACTGTATTACCAGCCGCACGTCGACAGCCGCAACGGCGAGATCATCGGGGCCGAAGCACTGATGCGCTGGAACCATCCCGAACGTGGACTCGTCAGCGCCGGAGAATTCCTGCCGTTCGCTGAAGAAAACGGCCTGATGATCCCGATCAGCGACTGGATGCTATCAGCATTGTGCCGCGATCTTCTCAAATGGAAGGCGGCAGGTCTGGACGCGATGCCGGTGTCCTTCAACATCTCGCCGCAATACCTCGATCACCGCGATTGCTTCGACAAGATCAGCGCAACGCTCGCCCATTACGGCATCGCACCATCGCAGGTCGAAGCCGAAATCACCGAAAACCTCTGTATCCGCAGCCCGCTGCACGCCATAGAACAACTGCACAAACTTTCGTCACTGGGCGTCAATATCGCCATCGACGACTTTGGCACCGGTTACTCGTCGCTGTCCTACCTGCACCGATTCCCGGTTCACAAGATCAAGATCGATCAGGCCTTCGTTCGCGCCATCGAAAGCGAGCAGGGCCATTACCCGGTCATCCTGGCGATCATCTCGATCGCCCGTGGGCTCAACCTGCAACTGGTGGCCGAAGGCGTCGAGACGGAAACCCAGATCGCCTACCTCGAAAACAATGGCTGCACGACGATCCAGGGCTATTTCTACTCGCCACCGATCCCGTGCCAGCAGTTCATTCGCATGGCGCAGGAAAAACTGGCGATACGGGCCTAG
- a CDS encoding efflux RND transporter periplasmic adaptor subunit, translated as MSPLARRSLIVLAAVAAVAAAVAWFGRPQPIAVLVKEIDRGKVEASIANTRAGSVEACQRTKLSTIMGGRIEILAVKEGDRVRKGQLLMKLWNDDQQAQRVLAETQVATARQRVAEACFQADNAEREATRQTSLRERGFVSTSKEESARTEAQARRASCDAAKADVIQFQAKVNATRIEQGRTVLYAPFDGTIAKIVGEVGEYSTPSPPGVPTPPAIDLIDDSCLYVKAPMDEVDAPKIVAGQAVRISLDALPKRSFPGKVKRVAPYITAVEKQARTVDIEALFDDPSAPGKLLVGYSADVEVILDARPDVVRVPTSALLEGGHVLIAGSQGKLEDRVVKTGLSNWEYTEVISGLAAGERVVTSLERVGVKAGVPYVVETTPAGK; from the coding sequence ATGTCGCCGCTCGCCCGCCGCTCACTGATCGTCCTCGCGGCCGTCGCCGCCGTTGCCGCCGCCGTCGCCTGGTTCGGCCGCCCCCAGCCGATCGCCGTGCTGGTCAAGGAAATCGATCGCGGCAAAGTCGAAGCCAGCATCGCCAACACGCGCGCTGGCAGCGTCGAAGCCTGCCAGCGCACCAAGCTGTCGACCATCATGGGCGGACGCATCGAGATCCTCGCCGTCAAGGAAGGCGACCGCGTCAGGAAGGGGCAACTCCTGATGAAGCTCTGGAACGACGACCAGCAGGCACAGCGCGTGCTCGCCGAGACCCAGGTCGCCACTGCCCGCCAGCGCGTCGCCGAAGCCTGCTTCCAGGCCGACAACGCCGAACGCGAGGCGACCCGCCAGACCTCGCTGCGCGAACGCGGCTTCGTCTCCACCTCGAAGGAAGAATCGGCCCGCACCGAAGCGCAGGCGCGTCGTGCCAGCTGCGACGCAGCCAAGGCCGACGTCATCCAGTTCCAGGCCAAGGTCAATGCCACCCGCATCGAACAGGGACGAACCGTGCTCTACGCCCCCTTCGACGGCACGATCGCCAAGATCGTCGGCGAGGTCGGCGAATACTCGACGCCTTCGCCCCCCGGCGTGCCGACGCCGCCGGCGATCGACCTGATCGACGACAGCTGCCTCTACGTCAAGGCGCCGATGGACGAAGTCGATGCGCCCAAGATTGTCGCCGGACAAGCCGTGCGCATCAGCCTTGACGCCCTGCCCAAACGGAGTTTCCCCGGCAAGGTCAAACGCGTCGCGCCCTACATCACGGCCGTCGAAAAGCAGGCGCGCACCGTCGATATCGAAGCGCTCTTCGACGACCCGAGCGCGCCGGGCAAGCTGCTCGTCGGTTACAGCGCCGATGTCGAAGTCATTCTCGACGCCCGGCCCGATGTCGTGCGCGTGCCGACTTCCGCCCTGCTCGAAGGCGGACACGTCCTGATCGCCGGCAGCCAGGGCAAGCTCGAAGACCGCGTCGTCAAAACAGGACTTTCCAACTGGGAATACACCGAAGTCATCAGCGGCCTGGCGGCCGGCGAGCGCGTCGTCACCTCGCTCGAACGCGTCGGCGTCAAGGCTGGCGTTCCGTACGTCGTCGAAACGACGCCCGCCGGCAAGTAG
- a CDS encoding ABC transporter permease encodes MIRPVDAIHLALRAIVAHRLRSFLTLLGIAVGIAAVILLTSIGEGIHRFVLSEFTQFGTNLIMIEPGKVKTTGPSPTGIPSSVRPLTLDDARALERLPHVAGISGVVWGNTEVRGNGRVRRTSVYGEGADMPKIYQIRIASGQFFPKEESENARPFVVLGAKLKTELFGAESALGARITISNYQFRVIGVLEPKGQFLGIDLDELAYIPTARALEMFNRDGLMTLVLSYDEGIAASRVAAAARTLLKARHGREDFTITTQEDMLRTLSKILDILTLAVGALGSISLLVGGVGIVTIMTIAVAERTSEIGLLVALGAPRRTILGLFLGEAVALSALGGAVGLALGIGLAQLIHLLVPALPVHTPIAFVLTAELVAITIGLLAGVLPARRAARLDPVDALRAE; translated from the coding sequence ATGATCCGCCCCGTCGATGCCATCCACCTGGCCCTGCGCGCGATCGTCGCCCACCGCCTGCGCAGCTTCCTGACGCTGCTCGGCATCGCCGTCGGCATTGCCGCCGTCATCCTGCTCACCTCGATCGGCGAAGGCATTCACCGCTTCGTCCTCTCCGAATTCACCCAGTTCGGGACCAACCTGATCATGATCGAACCGGGCAAGGTCAAGACTACCGGCCCCAGCCCCACTGGCATCCCGTCGTCGGTGCGGCCGCTGACGCTCGACGATGCGCGCGCCCTGGAACGCCTGCCTCACGTGGCCGGCATCAGCGGCGTCGTCTGGGGCAACACTGAAGTCCGCGGCAACGGCCGCGTCCGCCGCACCTCCGTCTATGGCGAAGGCGCCGACATGCCGAAGATCTACCAGATCCGGATTGCCTCCGGCCAATTCTTCCCGAAGGAGGAGAGCGAAAACGCCCGCCCCTTCGTCGTTCTCGGCGCCAAGTTGAAGACCGAACTGTTCGGCGCCGAAAGCGCACTCGGCGCGCGCATCACCATCAGCAACTACCAGTTCCGCGTCATCGGCGTGCTCGAACCGAAGGGACAGTTCCTCGGCATCGACCTCGACGAACTCGCCTACATCCCGACCGCACGTGCACTCGAAATGTTCAACCGCGACGGGCTCATGACGCTCGTCCTTTCCTACGACGAAGGCATCGCGGCGTCACGCGTCGCCGCCGCGGCCAGGACGCTGCTCAAGGCGCGCCACGGCCGCGAGGACTTCACGATCACCACGCAGGAAGACATGCTGCGCACCCTCTCGAAGATTCTCGACATCCTGACGCTGGCCGTCGGCGCACTCGGCAGCATCTCGCTGCTCGTCGGCGGCGTCGGCATCGTCACGATCATGACCATCGCCGTCGCCGAACGCACCAGCGAAATCGGATTGCTCGTCGCACTCGGCGCCCCGCGGCGAACGATCCTGGGCCTGTTCCTCGGCGAAGCGGTGGCGCTTTCGGCCCTCGGCGGCGCCGTCGGACTGGCCCTCGGCATCGGTCTGGCGCAACTCATTCATCTGCTCGTGCCGGCCCTGCCGGTCCATACGCCGATCGCCTTCGTCCTCACGGCCGAACTCGTCGCCATCACCATTGGACTGCTTGCCGGTGTGCTTCCGGCGCGCCGGGCAGCACGGCTCGACCCGGTGGACGCGCTACGCGCCGAATAA